GAGAAAGAATTGCtcgaaaaaaaaccaaaagcGTTATAGATCAAAAAAGATCATGTAATATATGGATAACTTTTTCTTCTATTCCATAACATACTCGTCGTCTGGTACGAATATGTGAAAAATACGCAAAATCGGACAATGCGACTTCTACGAACTCGGCGGAAATGTCATCAATAATCAAAAGTGCAATTGTTGCCATGATAATGTAAGTCTGATTCATACACCCCAGAACGTACTCTACCCCATGTAAAAATTTCAGCCATATATCATTTCTGGTAAACGAAATGGCATTTTAAGAGCCCTTCAAGTTTACATGTTTACGCGTATACAGCAGTACATTGATATTCGTTTACAATTTGCATATTTTTGTCTATGGCCTATATATAGTCGCTTTGTGTAGTTTCTTCGCAAAATTCGTGATAGAATGTTACAGCAATATTGTTCCTGGAAAATGCCACTGGCTTGTCAATGCTTTCATATCACGAATCGCCCACTGAACTTACCAGTCGCACCGTATCACAGCTAGTAATGGGCACGTAAGCAGTGACTAGTTGACTCGTTTGGTTACTAATGAATCCGCAATTCGTTGTAACGGTTTTATTGGTCAATCTGACGTGAGAAGCGTCGATTCCCGGGTCGTGCGTGCGATTGAACTCGACGATGATCAATTGGTCGGTACATCTGATGTTCGGTTGCGGCACTGAAAGAACAATGAGTATTCAAAAAAGGATCGCATACTAGAACATCAAGGAGTCCGAGACTTTTGGAGGGGCCCGTCCCAAAGAAGATAGTCACGATAACAAAACACTACTGATACTCTAAGGAAGCTACAAGTTGTCTGTGAAACAGCCTAAATTCCTGAACCAGCCCCCTGTCGCCTGTAGTTCCGTGTGACATTAGATTCGATGAATTTCTACTTACGCGGTGGAGGAGTTGGATCCAGTGGGCTACATATAACACCGGCATCTTCAATGTGGTTCGGATTACAGTTGCTGTTCCCCCAACCTCTATGAGGGCATCTTGATAAGTCAAGTTCATTTCCGACGCAATTAACTTCGTCGAGCCAGATCGGACCACTCCCAGTTCCGAACACGCCTCCGGAAACGGCTTGACCATATGCCGGACTAGAAAATAAAGAGATTCCTATATTATGGTCGAACTAAAGCCCAACGCGCACAACGCACTGAAACAGGAAACATAGAAACATGGAATCAAACATGTTCGATTTCGGAAACATTGCTGCGCGCTTTGTGCGTTGGACTGAACACGCGCAATGGCGGCTCTGCATTTTCCGTCCGTGTCATTTTTCGAGGATTGTTCGcaaacaattattcatttcaaacaataatattcaacattacTAGTTcatataaacatatttttcGTTAAGTTGCAGGATGGAACTCAATCGTATTAACTAATACGTATTACCTCGAGACTGGGATCTTCCAAACTAAAGCATTAAGATaacgaaaacaaaaaatttccaaaatatgaaaaatataaaattttgaattttgcaaTAAGATATGCCCGATATCATATATTCTTATACTGAAAACGGAAAATGTAAACTTACTTGAAGCATAGCATTCTGCAGACAACTTGCGCATCGCTGTTACCCCAGAGATCATCGCAAACGGTTCCCcattgattattgtaaaatatttccactctACCTTCGTAGATATTGCTACCGTTAACGAGTCGAACGTTCTTGTTCGGATTAGAACCTGTGAATACAAGTAATGCaagttcaaaatatatacaagaTGAACGGCTAATGTGGAACAACTGCTGTCAATCTAAAGTCCAAGAGCATGCTGTGAATATTATATCAATTCATAAGAATATAGGATTTTACAATAGCGTCCTTAGGACGTATctacaaaagaaaagatttttGGAGGTTAATTCCGAGTTTGTAACTAAGTCACTACGTCAACTaaatccactggttaactctaaccaacttttgagcaactggtcccaCGTCGCTTccttttaatttatcaaatatactTACACGTAACGAGGGGTAATGTAACCATACTGGGCGGGGTCGTGGTCGGAGTGGGTTGATTTATCTTTCTACCCGTGCATTTCACGCCGATATCCTGCGCGTGCGTACAAGTGGAAGTCTGCCCGAATCCGTTGTGTTGACAGTTGGCTAAAGTTCGAGCGTTATTTGAACAATCCAATTGCGTCATCCAAATAGGGACATTCGCGCCAGCGTCGGTCACACTCCCGGGAGCGATGTATTCTGCTTTTGCGGTATCgctaaaaatgattaaaagacTTTCAACTATATTCTTCTCCAGCACGTTTTTGTAGAGCTTTTCACATCATCAAGTCTTTATATGTGATTGATTATCAGTTCGTCTATCCGTCTGTTTCGTAAACCTTCGGTGTTGATAGGTCGTAAAAAATTAGGTTTCTCAATGTGCGTTTTAACAACTTGAGACAAATGAATATGCTTCATGCTTCTTTCAAAACGAATTTGAAGCGAACAAATACCTACGATGACCTTACGATTTTGCGCGTTTTCGGggagaacaaaaaaaaatttttacatgtcccgaatcagccaccatagtgtCTCTATGTTTCTTTGATTTGAAAAGCCCAGCATTCGTGGATGGATTCATAATCGCTATACACTTTCAGTTAAACtggttagaaaaaaaatggaaGAACTTACTCGTACTGCATCATGCGACATACGACAGTCGCAACGACATTGGGATTTCGTAGATCACTACAGACGGTTCCCCACTGTCCACTGTTGACGAGATTTGGTCCTGTTACTTGGATCTCAACGCGTCCGCTCTCCGATCCAGCCGTTGATATACCTCCAACCAATCTCACATCGGTTATAGTATTCTCTGTCATTATTCAAGAAATGTAACAATAATCGATTATTTTAGAATATTTGGAATGGGATTTTTTTTACTTTATAATATGGTATATTCAAGAATTCAAATGTGTGGTTGTTTGTTTCGTAATACTTACGGCCATGGGACGTCACTATCAGACAACTGACCACAATGGCAGTGATAGTGCAGATTACACCAGGAACCATTGCGATAATATCAGACTTCAACGAAAAATTTGCTCTATAAGGGAATAAGTAATATATGtaaaaaaacaacatcaaaATAGCAACTTTTTAAGTACCACATTTCGGAAGTCATCGATTGGGATTTAAAAGGAAGCCTTCTGTGTTTATGTACCAATGGATGGATAGTTTGATTtctttaaatttataaaaaagaACATAAAGAACATAAATGAGTACGTCGATATTCGTGCATATCACGTAACAGTGTCTGCTATAGTTAGCCAACAAAATACCTATCTGGACATAGACTTGCATTTATTCACGTAGGCCTATAATATACGACCGTTTTTAATGAATCTCTAAACATCAGCCGGTTTGAGTCTGAGATGATACATAATATCCGTGTAAAGATGAAtaaacgagagaaatcccacaataattcagccaCAAAGATTTTAGGTTCTTGAGTAAAAGGTTTATATatttgagcaacgtttcggctaaagactatttgTCATCGTACGCCTgttgatggctaatagtctttagccgaaattTGCTCAAATGTTTTACACTCTATTCGAGAACATTTCATATCGTTGGCTgaattttgtgggatttccCTCGTTTACTTTACTGCTATACTTTAATCAGCCAGTTTATTTACGAATCATTATATACACATTTAGATATCATTCCAGGAATATAGACCAACTGCTTAAATACGTTAAATTGAACTACACCCCCGCGATTAATTAATTCCCATTCTATTCTACTTATTCAGTTTCGTGACGAACGCCATAAAATCACCTGAACACAATACTTACTAAACTGTGTACGTATATAAAATGAGTTTTACGATGTGTTACCACAGCAAATCTTACCTTATCTACGGAACATTAGTCCATTAGTCATATACTGTTCATATCTGAAATATTGTGGAAAATAAGACGATT
This Tubulanus polymorphus chromosome 7, tnTubPoly1.2, whole genome shotgun sequence DNA region includes the following protein-coding sequences:
- the LOC141908052 gene encoding uncharacterized protein LOC141908052, which translates into the protein MVPGVICTITAIVVSCLIVTSHGQNTITDVRLVGGISTAGSESGRVEIQVTGPNLVNSGQWGTVCSDLRNPNVVATVVCRMMQYDDTAKAEYIAPGSVTDAGANVPIWMTQLDCSNNARTLANCQHNGFGQTSTCTHAQDIGVKCTGRKINQPTPTTTPPSMVTLPLVTCSNPNKNVRLVNGSNIYEGRVEIFYNNQWGTVCDDLWGNSDAQVVCRMLCFNPAYGQAVSGGVFGTGSGPIWLDEVNCVGNELDLSRCPHRGWGNSNCNPNHIEDAGVICSPLDPTPPPLPQPNIRCTDQLIIVEFNRTHDPGIDASHVRLTNKTVTTNCGFISNQTSQLVTAYVPITSCDTVRLTNTTHILYRNVIVQDIPPRNGITLQPQWDITATCAFPREYNNTASEVNPDPRNVGPIEAAHKYVVSIFLFEHNLSAVFTQFPVKIKLGNWLSVGLHLSAADKKLKLIVPKCFATTTPDPNKAPRFDLIQYKCKSYDKLTYMPVNDTVYAFRFQTFKFWGNYDYVYIHCDSYVCKSDEKTPQCDRTCGVRRKRSVGNVVDNVGRIVFHSISGAIQVNSEGIASIVVRNDEKDQQTAPGISPKGEVDVRPTSNTAEKLLKGSNAAFSPLSLGPTTSFSVTFGLIISLFCLVF